One genomic segment of Methylocystis sp. SC2 includes these proteins:
- a CDS encoding nucleotidyltransferase domain-containing protein: protein MARKAPDDPVLKGFRAAVAEIYGDRLERVVLFGSRARGDAQPDSDYDVAVFLHEMPDRLAEMNRLADVATDILYSEGGFIHAMPYRAGSYDERTPLMHEIRADGVDL, encoded by the coding sequence ATGGCTAGGAAAGCGCCGGACGATCCTGTTCTTAAAGGCTTTCGCGCCGCCGTGGCTGAAATCTACGGCGACCGGCTTGAGCGCGTCGTGCTTTTCGGTTCACGCGCACGCGGCGACGCCCAGCCGGATTCCGATTATGACGTCGCGGTGTTCTTGCACGAGATGCCCGACCGGCTTGCGGAAATGAACCGGCTCGCCGATGTCGCGACGGACATTCTTTACAGCGAAGGCGGGTTCATTCATGCCATGCCTTACCGTGCCGGTTCCTATGACGAGCGAACGCCTTTGATGCACGAAATCCGCGCCGATGGCGTCGACCTTTGA
- the proS gene encoding proline--tRNA ligase — translation MRLSRYFLPILRETPKEAEIVSHRLMLRAGMIRQESAGIYAWLPLGLRVLNKINAIIREEQTRAGAIECLMPTIQPADLWRESGRYDAYGKEMLRIADRHDREMLYGPTNEEMITEIFRAYVRSYKDLPLNLFHIQWKFRDEVRPRFGVMRSREFLMKDAYSFDLTAEAGQHSYNKMFVAYLRTFARLGLTAIPMAAESGPIGGNSHEFIILASTGESEVFCHKDFLSFAPPPVSVDFDDAAGLQGIVDKWTSRYAATSEMHDEAAFAAVAEDARVAARGIEVGHIFYFGTKYSEPMKAVVNGPDGKEVVVQMGSYGIGPSRLAAAIIEAGHDDNGVIWPESVAPFHVGVADLKVGDPATGKVCADLVAQLENAGLDVLHDDRDERPGAKFATLDLIGLPWQVLVGPKGLAEGRVEVKQRRTGERELLTPQDAVTRIVAAMRQAQA, via the coding sequence ATGCGCCTGTCCCGCTATTTCCTGCCCATTTTGCGCGAGACCCCGAAAGAGGCCGAGATCGTCTCGCACCGGCTGATGCTGCGGGCGGGCATGATCCGACAGGAATCGGCCGGCATTTACGCCTGGCTGCCGCTCGGATTGCGCGTGCTCAACAAGATCAACGCCATCATCCGCGAGGAGCAGACCCGCGCCGGCGCCATCGAATGTCTGATGCCGACCATCCAGCCCGCCGATCTGTGGCGCGAGTCGGGGCGCTATGACGCCTATGGCAAGGAAATGCTGCGCATCGCCGACCGCCACGACCGCGAGATGCTCTACGGCCCCACCAATGAAGAGATGATCACGGAAATCTTTCGCGCCTATGTGCGCTCCTATAAGGATTTGCCGCTCAATCTCTTTCATATTCAGTGGAAGTTTCGCGACGAGGTGCGGCCGCGTTTCGGCGTGATGCGCTCGCGCGAATTCTTGATGAAGGACGCCTATTCCTTCGATCTCACAGCCGAGGCCGGCCAGCATTCCTACAACAAGATGTTCGTCGCCTATCTGCGCACCTTCGCGCGCCTGGGCCTGACCGCCATTCCAATGGCGGCGGAGTCGGGCCCGATCGGCGGCAACAGCCATGAGTTCATCATCCTCGCGTCGACCGGCGAAAGCGAAGTCTTTTGCCACAAGGATTTTCTGTCCTTCGCGCCGCCGCCCGTCTCGGTCGATTTCGACGATGCGGCGGGTCTGCAGGGAATCGTCGACAAATGGACCAGCCGCTATGCGGCGACGAGCGAGATGCACGATGAGGCCGCCTTCGCCGCCGTTGCCGAGGACGCCCGGGTCGCGGCGCGCGGCATCGAGGTCGGCCATATTTTCTACTTCGGAACCAAATATTCCGAGCCGATGAAGGCCGTCGTCAACGGACCGGACGGCAAGGAGGTCGTCGTGCAAATGGGTTCCTACGGCATCGGGCCGTCGCGCCTCGCCGCCGCCATTATCGAGGCGGGCCATGACGACAACGGCGTGATCTGGCCGGAATCCGTCGCGCCGTTCCATGTCGGGGTCGCCGATCTGAAGGTCGGAGACCCGGCGACGGGCAAGGTCTGCGCCGATCTCGTGGCGCAGCTCGAGAACGCTGGACTGGACGTGCTGCATGACGACCGCGACGAACGCCCCGGCGCGAAATTCGCCACGCTCGATCTCATCGGTCTGCCCTGGCAGGTTCTGGTCGGACCCAAGGGCCTGGCCGAGGGCAGGGTGGAGGTGAAGCAGCGCCGCACCGGAGAGCGGGAGCTTCTCACGCCGCAGGACGCCGTCACCCGCATCGTCGCCGCAATGCGACAGGCTCAGGCATGA
- a CDS encoding enoyl-CoA hydratase-related protein produces the protein MLNFPYLRDQAELSVTGGCLSTIWLKEHQALVLRKTRPGFDAPTIRTITAILSAIDRGELNELRYIVYDFAHGAREAPRPAQGFGEMAAENSELIVDTPVITLAWARGLMTGSDFDFAMHCSGIVAERDAQFSFSGDPSDLLGLYAAVGRTLGFVKAERLMDSNAVLSAEDAHELLIVRNVVEPQPGAAAIERYLAQFGRRYNASHAIFRAQRMVQPGVDRRSLVALERN, from the coding sequence ATGTTGAACTTTCCTTATCTGCGTGACCAAGCTGAACTTTCTGTGACCGGCGGCTGTCTTTCGACCATATGGTTGAAAGAGCACCAGGCTCTAGTATTGCGCAAGACTCGTCCGGGTTTTGACGCGCCCACGATCCGTACAATTACAGCCATATTGTCGGCGATCGACCGAGGCGAGCTGAACGAACTGCGCTACATCGTCTACGATTTCGCCCATGGCGCGCGAGAGGCGCCAAGGCCGGCGCAGGGTTTTGGAGAGATGGCCGCCGAAAATTCCGAGCTGATCGTCGATACGCCGGTGATCACGCTCGCCTGGGCGCGTGGCCTCATGACCGGCTCCGATTTCGACTTCGCGATGCATTGCTCCGGCATCGTCGCCGAAAGGGACGCGCAATTCTCGTTCTCGGGAGATCCCTCCGATCTCCTGGGGCTTTACGCCGCAGTCGGTCGGACGTTGGGCTTCGTGAAGGCCGAGCGTCTGATGGACAGCAATGCGGTGCTCTCTGCGGAAGACGCGCACGAACTGCTGATCGTCAGAAACGTCGTCGAACCGCAGCCCGGCGCCGCTGCGATAGAGCGCTATCTGGCCCAATTCGGCCGGCGCTATAACGCGTCGCACGCGATATTTCGCGCGCAACGTATGGTGCAGCCGGGGGTCGATCGGCGCAGCCTGGTGGCGCTTGAGCGCAACTGA
- a CDS encoding ABC-F family ATP-binding cassette domain-containing protein: MLTINDLVYRLGGRLLFDHAGVFLPGRSRAGFVGRNGAGKTTLFRLISGEIAPESGAISIPARTRLGRVEQEAPGGPTALIDFVLAADLERADLLARAEAAHDPHDIAEIQTRLADIDAHSAPARAAAILHGLGFDAAAQRRPLSEFSGGWRMRVALAAVLFAQPDLLLLDEPTNYLDLEGTLWLVDYLSRYPASVIVISHDRDLLDDVATHILHLERGKLTLYKGDYSSFEKQRREAQLLAAKGAKKQEEQRKHLQAFVDRFRSKATKARQAQSRLKLLAKMEPIAAIVDDSVLPIHLPSPEKPLSPPIIALEKAAVGYGDRIVLSRLTLSISNDDRIGLLGANGNGKSTFAKLLGGRLAACSGEMVRAPKLEAGFFAQHQVDDLNEGETPYAIFARLMPGVPEARIRARAAQTGFSGARADTLIAKLSGGEKARLLLGVATFNAPHLLILDEPTNHLDIDSRAALIEAINDYEGAVMLVSHDRYLLEACADRLWLVDDGTVRAFDGDMDDYARLVLSKSRGDEPRRAPATPAQEAAAEQGAAKQQAPRRRDAGQARRKLAAAEERVEKFTQLLARVDEALAAPDAFARNPQEAARLASQREELAQALAAAEEQWLELAAEAEA, encoded by the coding sequence CGATTCCCGCTCGCACCAGGCTCGGCCGCGTCGAGCAGGAGGCTCCGGGCGGCCCGACCGCGCTCATCGACTTCGTGCTGGCCGCCGACCTCGAGCGCGCCGACCTCCTGGCGCGGGCCGAGGCCGCGCATGATCCGCACGACATCGCCGAGATTCAGACGCGGCTCGCCGACATCGACGCCCATTCGGCGCCCGCCCGCGCCGCCGCCATCCTGCACGGGCTGGGCTTCGACGCCGCGGCGCAGCGCCGGCCGCTGTCGGAATTCTCCGGCGGCTGGCGCATGCGCGTCGCTTTGGCGGCGGTGCTGTTCGCCCAGCCCGACCTGCTGCTCCTCGACGAGCCGACCAATTATCTCGATCTCGAAGGCACGCTGTGGCTGGTCGATTATCTGTCGCGCTATCCGGCGAGCGTGATCGTCATCAGCCATGACCGCGATCTGCTCGACGACGTCGCCACGCATATTCTGCATCTCGAGCGCGGGAAGCTGACGCTCTATAAGGGCGACTACTCCTCCTTCGAAAAACAGCGGCGCGAGGCGCAGCTCCTCGCCGCCAAGGGCGCCAAGAAGCAGGAAGAGCAGCGCAAGCATCTGCAGGCCTTCGTCGACCGCTTCCGCTCCAAGGCGACGAAGGCGCGCCAGGCGCAGTCGCGCCTGAAGCTCCTCGCCAAAATGGAGCCTATCGCGGCGATCGTCGACGATTCGGTCCTGCCGATTCATCTGCCTTCGCCCGAAAAGCCGCTGTCGCCGCCGATCATCGCGCTGGAGAAAGCGGCGGTCGGCTATGGCGATCGGATCGTGCTGTCGCGGCTCACGCTGTCGATCTCCAACGACGATCGCATCGGCCTGCTCGGCGCCAATGGCAATGGCAAGTCGACCTTCGCCAAATTGCTCGGCGGCCGGCTGGCGGCCTGCAGTGGCGAGATGGTGCGCGCGCCGAAGCTGGAGGCGGGATTTTTCGCGCAGCATCAGGTCGATGATCTGAATGAGGGCGAGACGCCTTACGCAATCTTCGCGCGGCTGATGCCGGGCGTCCCCGAGGCGCGCATTCGCGCCCGCGCGGCGCAGACCGGATTTTCCGGCGCGCGCGCCGACACGCTCATCGCCAAGCTGTCGGGCGGCGAGAAGGCGCGGCTGCTGCTCGGCGTCGCCACCTTCAACGCGCCGCATCTCTTGATCCTCGACGAGCCGACGAACCATCTCGACATCGACAGCCGCGCCGCGCTGATCGAGGCGATCAACGACTACGAGGGCGCCGTCATGCTGGTCTCGCATGACCGCTATCTGCTCGAGGCCTGCGCCGATCGCCTGTGGCTCGTCGACGACGGAACCGTGCGCGCCTTTGACGGCGACATGGACGATTATGCGCGGCTGGTGCTCTCGAAATCGCGTGGCGATGAGCCAAGGCGCGCGCCGGCGACGCCGGCGCAGGAGGCGGCGGCAGAGCAGGGGGCGGCAAAGCAGCAGGCGCCAAGGCGCCGCGACGCCGGGCAGGCGCGGCGCAAACTCGCCGCCGCCGAAGAGCGCGTCGAGAAATTCACGCAGCTTCTCGCCCGCGTCGACGAGGCGCTCGCGGCGCCCGACGCCTTCGCGCGCAATCCGCAGGAAGCAGCGCGCCTCGCGTCGCAGCGTGAGGAGCTGGCGCAAGCGCTCGCCGCCGCCGAGGAGCAATGGCTGGAGCTGGCGGCGGAGGCGGAAGCGTAG
- a CDS encoding GNAT family N-acetyltransferase, translated as MGKAKGAPAARQNWGSVRDNPEFSRFELDIDGETALAYYRIDNDVMVFTSTQTPPALQGQGVASELIRNALEFARARGLKVRGDCSFVADYLRRHPEGAD; from the coding sequence ATGGGCAAGGCTAAAGGAGCGCCGGCGGCCAGACAGAACTGGGGAAGCGTCCGCGACAATCCCGAGTTCAGCCGCTTCGAACTCGACATCGATGGCGAGACGGCGCTCGCCTATTACCGCATCGACAATGACGTGATGGTCTTCACCTCGACGCAGACGCCGCCGGCGCTACAGGGCCAGGGCGTCGCGTCGGAGCTGATCCGCAACGCGCTGGAATTTGCGCGGGCGCGCGGGTTGAAGGTTCGGGGCGACTGCTCTTTTGTGGCGGACTATCTGCGCCGCCATCCCGAAGGCGCAGATTGA
- a CDS encoding bifunctional diguanylate cyclase/phosphodiesterase produces the protein MLVRRKPAASESSDVQIHSDLVETLFGTAGSFFAGLLGGLIAPALAWFLLGEQVYLYFVALIAVLGAFRLYVFLAHARAPVSLRRRDSREWERLYAIGAVGFMTAVGASVAVLFYNHYNDVLGIYSIVIMMSGLSGLAGRNAGRPWIVLAQSLGLALPLAIAAMMHEERRYLGLALIVVLLIVSIHSTTKFLHGNLESALRNGLDATRQRQKFSLALNSMTHGLCMGDADLSVTVVNRRVIDFFGIVAATTPIRLEALAHAIGKSVGMSSQECKIFFERWRRHVTMPRANIFTHKLGERFFEFHCERAEAGSFITVIEDVTIQKRALREIERIAHFDDLTNLPNRYQFQETLEEEMVQLRQRGFHAALLNIDLDRFKEVNDTLGHSIGDQLLSAVGARLAACVPRPHVVARLGGDEFCVLLRAGERLPDVDQLAANILAEMHRTFVVDNHVINIGASIGMAAAPKDSETSGGLLKCSDLALYRSKTKGRGKAIWYSQEMQDALTRKRAIDTELRHAFLANELIVYYQPVVDSRTATIVSLEALLRWRHPTRGMISPGEFIPIAEETGMIIELGAWALRQACNDAKSWPSNVRVAVNIAPRQFQQKDLAEMVAATLRDSGLEPDRLELEITETTLMVSDDVDNKLREIEALGVRLSLDDFGTGYSSLGYLNRFPVKKVKIDRAFARQAIESPKTQAIISAISALAQDLSIDLVAEGVETDAQLAFMASKNIFLIQGYLYTRPRPIEELRPLLDYWRDAPRLVSAA, from the coding sequence ATGCTCGTCCGCAGGAAACCAGCCGCCAGCGAAAGTTCCGACGTTCAGATCCACAGCGATCTCGTTGAAACCCTGTTCGGCACCGCCGGTTCGTTTTTTGCGGGCCTTCTCGGCGGCCTCATCGCGCCTGCGCTCGCCTGGTTTCTTCTCGGCGAGCAAGTCTATCTCTACTTCGTGGCGCTGATCGCCGTTCTCGGCGCCTTTCGTCTTTATGTCTTCCTGGCGCATGCACGCGCGCCCGTCTCGCTTCGACGACGCGATTCACGGGAATGGGAGAGGCTCTACGCGATCGGCGCGGTCGGCTTCATGACGGCGGTCGGCGCTTCCGTCGCCGTCTTGTTCTACAACCATTACAACGACGTTCTCGGCATTTACAGCATCGTCATCATGATGAGCGGCCTGAGCGGACTTGCGGGTCGCAACGCCGGCCGTCCCTGGATCGTTCTTGCGCAATCGCTCGGCCTCGCGCTTCCCCTTGCGATCGCCGCGATGATGCATGAAGAACGGCGCTACCTCGGCCTGGCGCTGATTGTCGTGCTGCTGATCGTCTCCATTCACTCAACGACCAAATTTCTGCACGGCAATTTGGAGTCGGCGCTGCGCAACGGCTTGGACGCCACCCGCCAACGGCAGAAATTCAGCCTCGCGCTGAACTCGATGACGCACGGCCTGTGCATGGGCGACGCCGACCTCTCGGTCACGGTCGTCAATCGGCGCGTCATCGATTTCTTCGGCATCGTCGCGGCGACGACGCCGATCCGGCTCGAAGCGCTGGCGCATGCGATCGGCAAGAGCGTCGGCATGTCGTCGCAGGAATGCAAAATCTTTTTTGAGCGATGGAGGCGGCACGTCACCATGCCGCGTGCGAACATCTTCACGCACAAGCTCGGCGAGCGGTTTTTTGAATTTCACTGCGAACGCGCCGAAGCGGGATCCTTCATCACCGTCATCGAGGACGTGACGATACAAAAGCGCGCGCTTCGCGAGATCGAGCGCATCGCGCATTTTGATGATCTGACCAATCTCCCGAACCGCTATCAGTTCCAGGAGACGCTTGAGGAGGAAATGGTTCAGCTCAGGCAACGCGGGTTTCACGCCGCGCTGCTCAACATTGATCTCGATCGGTTCAAAGAGGTCAATGACACGCTGGGCCATTCCATCGGCGATCAGCTGCTGTCTGCGGTGGGGGCGCGTCTCGCCGCCTGCGTGCCGCGTCCGCATGTGGTGGCGAGGCTCGGCGGCGACGAGTTCTGCGTGCTGCTGCGCGCCGGCGAACGCCTTCCCGACGTGGATCAACTCGCCGCCAATATACTCGCCGAGATGCATCGCACCTTCGTCGTCGACAACCACGTCATCAACATTGGCGCGAGCATCGGCATGGCCGCCGCGCCCAAAGACTCGGAGACCTCCGGCGGCCTGCTCAAATGCAGCGATCTCGCGCTATACCGGTCGAAAACGAAAGGGCGCGGCAAGGCGATCTGGTATTCTCAGGAGATGCAGGACGCGCTGACCCGGAAGCGCGCGATCGACACCGAATTGCGTCATGCGTTCCTGGCGAATGAATTGATCGTCTACTACCAGCCGGTCGTCGATTCCCGCACCGCGACCATCGTTTCCTTGGAGGCGCTGCTGCGATGGCGCCACCCGACCCGAGGAATGATCTCGCCAGGCGAATTCATCCCTATCGCCGAAGAAACCGGCATGATCATCGAGCTCGGCGCCTGGGCGCTGCGGCAGGCGTGCAATGACGCGAAATCATGGCCCTCAAACGTCCGTGTCGCCGTCAATATCGCGCCGAGGCAATTCCAACAGAAGGATCTCGCCGAAATGGTCGCGGCGACGCTCCGCGACTCTGGATTGGAGCCCGATCGTTTGGAGCTCGAAATCACCGAAACGACGCTCATGGTGTCAGATGACGTCGACAACAAGTTGCGCGAGATCGAAGCGCTCGGCGTCCGTCTCTCGCTCGACGATTTCGGGACCGGCTACAGCAGCCTCGGCTATCTCAATCGTTTCCCGGTCAAAAAGGTCAAGATCGACCGCGCCTTCGCGCGGCAGGCGATCGAGTCGCCCAAAACGCAGGCGATCATCTCGGCGATCTCCGCGCTCGCACAGGATCTATCCATCGATCTCGTCGCCGAAGGCGTCGAAACCGACGCTCAACTCGCTTTCATGGCGAGCAAGAATATTTTTCTCATTCAGGGTTACCTCTACACGCGACCGCGGCCGATCGAGGAGCTGAGACCGCTCCTCGATTATTGGCGGGACGCGCCGCGCCTCGTCAGCGCGGCGTAA
- a CDS encoding crotonase/enoyl-CoA hydratase family protein → MSSAAHLRHPPQDFPHWRFEHLDIEYDAQTQSVWMNYRADSPHCYTLRMLQDAIDFRDAIKRLAQTEGAKWPIRYIVMASKKPNVFSLGGDLATFVSCIRNNDRDSLLTYAYACIEVMYTLASAFDLPVLTLSVVRGQCMGGGFEGALATDFVIAEESARLGVPEIAFNTFPGMGAVTFLTRRVGPARTQQILSAGRVYSARELFDLDIIDVVAPEGRALETAHEWMLDPDGANWRRRQALVKFRKQCFPVRKEELLRVVELWTDCSMAISRHDLRYMERLVSAQLRLPGDELPGGKGEASKKPPPPKKD, encoded by the coding sequence ATGAGTAGCGCCGCGCACCTACGGCATCCTCCCCAAGATTTCCCTCACTGGCGCTTCGAACATCTCGACATTGAATATGACGCACAGACACAATCGGTGTGGATGAACTATCGCGCCGACTCGCCGCATTGCTACACTTTGCGGATGTTGCAAGACGCAATCGACTTTCGTGACGCGATCAAACGTCTGGCGCAGACGGAGGGCGCGAAATGGCCGATCCGCTACATCGTGATGGCCTCCAAGAAGCCGAATGTGTTCAGCCTGGGCGGCGATCTTGCGACATTCGTTTCCTGCATCAGGAACAATGATCGAGATTCGCTCCTCACCTACGCCTATGCGTGCATCGAGGTGATGTACACGCTGGCGTCAGCCTTCGATCTTCCTGTCTTGACGCTGTCCGTCGTTCGGGGACAGTGCATGGGCGGCGGCTTCGAAGGGGCGCTGGCCACCGACTTTGTCATCGCCGAGGAGAGCGCGCGTCTCGGCGTGCCCGAGATCGCCTTCAACACTTTCCCGGGGATGGGCGCTGTGACCTTTCTGACGCGGCGCGTCGGACCCGCGCGCACCCAGCAAATTCTCTCGGCCGGTCGCGTTTATTCCGCGCGCGAACTGTTCGATCTCGACATCATCGACGTCGTCGCGCCGGAAGGCCGGGCGCTCGAAACCGCCCATGAGTGGATGCTCGACCCCGACGGCGCAAACTGGCGGCGCCGTCAGGCCCTCGTCAAGTTTCGCAAGCAATGTTTCCCCGTACGAAAGGAGGAATTGCTTCGGGTGGTCGAGCTTTGGACGGATTGCTCCATGGCCATTTCGCGGCATGACCTGCGCTATATGGAGCGCCTTGTTTCGGCGCAGTTGCGTCTTCCCGGCGACGAGCTTCCCGGCGGCAAGGGCGAGGCTTCGAAAAAGCCGCCGCCTCCCAAAAAGGATTAG
- a CDS encoding lipoprotein-releasing ABC transporter permease subunit, protein MTEAAQPAKSAGAAQPARGAGAFSAFERMVALRYLRARRADGFVSVIAGFSFLGIMLGVATLIVVTSVMNGFHRELMDKIIGINGHAFLQAVETPFTDWDRVSAKTAKLPGVQLAIPMVEGAAGISTQFGQSGVLVRGVREKDLTRLPGVAGNVKSGALAGFDKAGGVAIGQRLAETLGVGVGDPVSLLIAKGVQTPFGVAPRIKAYKVVAIFSIGMSEFDSVFVYMPLTEAQLFFNRENEATVVEAFVADPEKMDDFRISVEKSIDRPLIVTDWRQRNKTFFDTLQVEKNILFIILALIVVVAAFNIISGLTMLVKDKTQDIAILRTMGATRGAVLRVFLIIGASIGVVGTLAGFALGLALAKNLDTIRVGVNKLFDANLFPAEFYFLSRLPAIVDPREVTAIVALTLTLAVLASIYPAWKAASLDPIEALRHE, encoded by the coding sequence ATGACCGAAGCGGCGCAACCGGCAAAAAGCGCCGGCGCGGCACAACCGGCAAGAGGCGCCGGGGCCTTTTCGGCCTTTGAGCGGATGGTGGCGCTGCGCTATCTGCGCGCCCGTCGCGCCGACGGCTTCGTCTCGGTCATCGCCGGCTTTTCGTTCCTCGGCATCATGCTGGGCGTCGCGACCCTCATCGTCGTCACGTCGGTGATGAACGGATTCCATCGCGAGCTGATGGACAAGATCATCGGCATCAACGGCCACGCATTCTTGCAGGCGGTGGAGACTCCGTTCACGGATTGGGACCGGGTGTCCGCGAAGACGGCGAAGCTGCCCGGCGTCCAGCTCGCCATTCCCATGGTCGAGGGCGCGGCCGGCATATCGACGCAGTTCGGCCAATCGGGCGTGCTTGTGCGCGGCGTGCGCGAGAAGGACCTGACGCGGCTCCCCGGCGTCGCGGGCAACGTCAAGAGCGGCGCGCTCGCGGGATTCGACAAGGCCGGCGGCGTCGCCATCGGCCAGCGGTTGGCGGAGACGCTCGGCGTCGGCGTCGGCGATCCGGTCAGCCTGCTCATCGCCAAGGGGGTGCAGACGCCTTTCGGGGTCGCCCCGCGCATCAAAGCCTACAAAGTCGTTGCGATCTTCTCGATCGGCATGTCCGAATTCGATAGCGTCTTCGTCTATATGCCGCTCACAGAGGCGCAGCTCTTCTTCAACAGGGAGAATGAGGCGACGGTCGTCGAAGCTTTCGTCGCTGATCCCGAGAAGATGGACGATTTTCGCATCAGCGTCGAAAAATCCATCGACCGGCCGCTGATCGTCACCGACTGGCGCCAGCGCAACAAGACGTTCTTCGACACGCTGCAGGTCGAAAAGAACATTCTTTTCATCATTCTCGCTTTGATCGTCGTGGTCGCGGCCTTCAACATCATCTCCGGGTTGACGATGCTCGTGAAGGACAAGACTCAGGACATCGCCATATTGCGCACGATGGGCGCGACGCGGGGCGCGGTCCTGCGCGTGTTCCTGATCATCGGGGCTTCGATCGGCGTCGTCGGCACGCTGGCCGGATTTGCGCTAGGTCTGGCGCTGGCGAAAAATCTCGACACGATCCGCGTCGGGGTCAATAAGCTGTTCGACGCCAATCTCTTCCCCGCGGAGTTCTATTTTCTCTCGCGGCTGCCGGCGATCGTCGACCCGCGCGAGGTGACGGCGATTGTGGCGCTGACGCTCACGCTCGCCGTTCTCGCCTCGATCTATCCAGCCTGGAAAGCCGCATCGCTCGATCCGATCGAAGCGCTGCGGCACGAGTAG
- a CDS encoding ABC transporter ATP-binding protein, with protein sequence MSEAVLELRSIARHYREGAARLDILMDVNLSIYPGETVALLAPSGAGKSTLLHIAGLLERQDGGEVLIANAPTSRMSDVERTRLRRATVGFIYQFHHLLPEFSALENVALPQMINGLSGNEARLRAQQLLDYLRLGPRASHRPSELSGGEQQRVAIARAVANAPHLLLADEPTGNLDPRTAEHVFGTLLALARSTGLAALIATHNLELAKQMDRRVTLRDGRVELLS encoded by the coding sequence ATGAGCGAGGCCGTTCTCGAACTCCGCAGCATTGCCCGCCACTACCGCGAGGGCGCGGCGCGGCTCGACATTCTGATGGACGTCAATCTGTCAATCTATCCGGGCGAGACGGTCGCGCTGCTGGCGCCGTCCGGCGCCGGCAAGTCGACGCTCCTCCATATCGCCGGACTCCTGGAGCGCCAGGACGGCGGCGAAGTGCTGATCGCAAATGCGCCGACGTCGCGCATGTCCGACGTCGAGCGTACGCGGCTGCGGCGCGCCACTGTCGGCTTCATCTATCAGTTCCATCATCTGCTGCCGGAGTTCTCGGCGCTCGAGAATGTGGCGCTGCCGCAGATGATCAATGGCTTGAGCGGCAACGAAGCGCGCCTGCGGGCGCAACAGCTGCTCGACTATTTGCGGCTCGGACCGCGCGCATCGCACCGGCCGTCGGAGCTTTCCGGCGGCGAACAGCAGCGCGTCGCCATCGCCCGCGCCGTCGCGAACGCGCCGCATCTTCTGCTTGCCGACGAGCCGACCGGCAATCTCGATCCGCGCACCGCGGAGCATGTTTTCGGGACGTTGTTGGCGCTCGCCCGCAGCACCGGACTGGCGGCGCTCATCGCGACTCACAATCTGGAGCTCGCCAAACAAATGGACCGCCGCGTAACTTTACGCGACGGTCGAGTGGAGCTGTTAAGCTGA